TGCTGGTGGACCTACTGCTTCTTTTTCTACAGAAATTTCTAATCCAGGGTAAATTCCTCTTAATGCTTCGGTTACTTTTCTTTGTAATTCTTTACTATCTGCTCCTCTACGAAATTTATATTCACGCATGGAAGCAGTAATTTTCCCTCTATGAGGCATTTCTGCGGTTGAACCTCCATCAGTTTGTGGATTTCCCGATCCTGCTCCTACTTGTGAAACAGCACTTTCTACTAAGAAATTATAACCGTTGTCTACATATTCTGGTGAGTTTAATACTTTATATACACGCTCTTCCAAATCTTTCATTATCAGATTTGTCTTTTCAATGTCAGTTCCTTGAGGATACTCGATATACACAATAATCTGGTTTGGTGTGTTATCTGGGAAAAACTCAACTTTTGTACGTTGACTTCCTATTGAGGCTCCAAAACCTCCAAAAGCAATAAATAATAAAACAAACGTACCTAAAGAAATAACATACGGCCTCCAGCCTCTTAGAGCTGCTCTTAACATTCTTTCATAAAAACGTTCCCATCGTGGTAATACTGTATTTTGAAAACGATTTGCCCATGGGCGTAATGCCAATCGATACACCCACAACATAATGGCTGTAAATATCATTACCGTTCCTAACGCCCTATACGTTCCTCCTAAAAATGCTATCAACAACCCTATCACCGCCATTACTGATGACAAGATTATGATACGTCTTAATGGCATATTTTTATCTTCAACACTCATAAATTGTGATACTAACACTGAGTTAAAAAATATTGCCACAAACAATGACGAACCTAATACTACAGATAATGTTACAGGAAAATAAATCATAAACTGCCCCATAGTTCCTGGCCACATTCCTAATGGAACAAAGGCTGCCACTGTAGTTAAGGTTGAGATAATAATTGGAAAAGCAATTTCACCGATACCTTTCTTAGCTGCCTCAATTCTAGGCATCCCTTCATCCATTAAACGGTAAACGTTTTCAACAACAACAATTCCGTTATCTACTAACATTCCAAGTCCCATAATTAATCCAAAAAGAATCATAGTATTCATGGTATATCCTAGCCAACTCAAGATCATTAATGACATGAACATTGACATTGGTATTGCAAATCCAACAAATAGGGCATTTTTGAACCCTAAGAAGAACATTAATACTAAAACTACTAGGATAACCCCAAAGATGATATTATTTACCAAATCATCTACCTGACCAATAGTTTTTGAAGATTGATCGTTAGCAATGGTTACTTTTAAATTACTTGGAAATATGTTAGCTTTGGTATCTTCTACAATTTTCTGAATTTTTTCAGCAGCCTCCACCATGTTTTTTCCTGAACGTTTTTTAACATCCAACATCACTACCGCTTCTCCAAACTCACGCGCGTAGGTAGTTTTATCTTTATCTTTAAAAGAAACCTTTGCTATGTTTTTAAGGTAAATTGAGTTTCCTTTTTCTGATTTTACGACAAAGTCTTGTAATTCTTGCGGATCTTCAATCTCTCCTAAAATTCTAACAGTACGTCGCTGTCCACTAGCAATTAAATTACCTGCCGACATTGTTAAGTTACCTCCATTTATCGAATTGATAACATCTTGGAAACTTACTTGTGCTGCCATCATTTTGTAAATATCAACAGCTACCTCAACTTCTTTTTCTTCTGCACCACGGATATCTACTTTTTTAATCTCTTGTAAATCTTCAATTTCATCTTCTAAATACTCACCAAATTCTTTTAATTTATCTACTGGATAATCTCCCGAGATATTGATGTTTAAAATTGGCATTTCTTCAGAAATACTTAGCTCAAAAACATTTGGTTCTACTTTGGCTCCGTTAAATGTAGGCCAATCTTCTCCTGACGTTTCTTGATCTATTTCATCTTTTACCTTTTGTTTAGCTTGATCTACTGATATATTTTCGTCAAACTCAACAATTACCATTGAGTAATCTTCCTGCGATGTAGACGTAATTTCTACTACATTACTTACCGTTTTAAGCCTATCTTCTAACGGATCAGTTATCAACTTTTCAATGTCTTCTGCTGTATTTCCTGGATACAGAGAACTTATATAAATTTTGGTTTCTCTAATTTCTGGGAAATTTTCTCTTGGCATACTTAAAAAGGCAGAAATACCTGTTATAAGTATCATAACCATCATTACGTAGATAGTTGTTTTATTATTTATTGCCCAAGAAGATAAACCAAACTCTTTATCTACTTGCTTTTTTTGTTTTTTATCAGTCATTAGACGAATAATTTTTGGTGTCTTATTTTGCTTCTTCTGAAAGAGTTAATACCTTAACCTCTTGTCCGTTTTTTACACTACGAGCTCCTTCTTCAATAATTTTTGTTCCGCTTTCAATTCCGCTTAAAACTTCAATAATATCTCCTTGCGTTTTCCCTGTAGTTATAATTGTTTGCTTAGCAGTTCCGACCTCATCTTTGATATCTTCTACCACATACACATACTGTTCTCCATTAGCATTTTCTGAAATAATACTTTGAGGAATTAAAATTGCTTTCTCATTAGAGTAATCGTTGATTTTTAACTTTGCTGTTAAGTTAGGCTTAATCTTACCCTCATGGTTAGGCACACCTACTTCTACTTTAAACGTTCTATTGGCTGGATTAATAAAATTACCTGCTTGACGAATTTTAGAAGTTAACTTTTCTCCTAAAACAGGAAACTCAACTTCTACATTTTTTCCTTTCTTAATAGAAGTAATGTAACTTTCAGGTACATCTGTTTCGATATACATGTTTTTTAGGTTTACAATTCTAAAAACTTCTGACCCCATTCCTGGAGCAACTACAGTTCCTTGCTCTTTAATTACATCATCAATTACTCCTGAAAAAGGTGCAGTAATTACCGATTTTGCTAATTGTCTTCTTAATTGACTAACCGCATTGGTTTGTGCTTCATAATTAGTTTTTGCTTGTAAAAACTGAATTTCAGATCCTATTTTTTGGTCCCATAAACGCTTTTGACGCTTATACGTTGTTTCTGCTAATGCAGCTTGCGCTTCTATTTGAGCTAATTGATTAGCTAAACCTCCATCGTCAATTTTTGCTAAGGTTTGTCCTTTTTTAACATACTGTCCTTCTTTCACATAAATACGTACTAGAAGCCCTGGCATTTCTGGGTAAATTAATACATTTTGTTTTGTTTGTACAGCTCCTTGCAATTCTAAATAGTGATCAAAAACCTCTTCCTTTGCTGAAAGAACTGTAATTAATGGAACTTTTTTGTTTGTATCTAATTCAGAAATTTTGTCGTTTAAAATCTTAATCTCATCAGATAGTGTTTGCATTTGTGTATCTAACGACGCTTTTTTCTCTCTAATTTTAGCTAAATCATTAGAAGCTATTACGTCTTGTACAGATTGCTCTTTTTTACCTCCACATGAGGCTAAAAGCAATGTAATTGCGAATAGTGAATATATTTTTCTCATTATAGTTGATTTTATTTTAGTGGTATGTTTAATGCGTTTTCTAATTGTGCTTTCTTAGCAATTACGTTCAACATAGATTGTACATAATTGTTCTGTTGTGTGTATAACTGATTTTGTGCTTGTAGTAAATCGAAGCTTGAAGAAATTCCTTCAAAAAACTTTACTTGTTGCTTTTTTTCTATTCGTTCAGCTAACGCTAAATTTTTCTTCGCTGTTTCGTAGTTTTCAATTCCTAATTGATACTCGCTTTTAGCTCTTTGTACTTGTAGGTTTAACTTTTGCTTTGCTTCTTCTAAGCGGATATCTGCACTTTCTAATGCTATTTTTGCTTGCGCCGTTCTTGAACTTCTTCCCAAACTACTAAAAATAGGCACATTTAAGGTTACTCCAAATAACGAATAGTCAAACCACTTTTGATTACTATCTAAGAAATTAAAATCGTCTGAATTGGCATTAGCTCCATAATTTATAAATGCTGATAAACTTGGTAAAGCTTTACTTTGTTCTAACTTCATTAATAAACGTTTACTTTCTCTATCGTTTTGAGCTATTTTATAATCGATATGATTATCAATATTAAATTGAGTAGCTAATAAGCTTAAATCGGTATTATCAATAACCAAATTATCTAAGGTAGAAGTTAGTGTTAATTTGGTATCAATTGAGTTACCTAGAGAAACATTTAACATTTGGTATGCTATTTCTTTTAATCGTTCAGCATTCCTTAGATTACTTTCAACGTTTCCTAAAGTAATTTGTAACTGCTCTACATTTTCTAACTCTGTCAACCCATTGTCGTAGGTTTTTTGAGTTTCATTCAAGTTTTTCTCTAATATTTTCTTGTTATTCTCTAAAATCTCAATTGATTTTTCAGTAACTAATACATTTCCATAAGCATTAATAACAGCTTCACGCGTTGCTAATTCTGTTTTCTCCTTTGCTTGTTCAGATATTTTCAAGTATGTTTTTGCCGATTGTAACCCTACCAAATACGAACCATCAAAAATTAATTGAGATAATGTGACTGATGCATTCATTGTTTGCTTTGTTCCAAATCGCAAAGGAATAAAGCCTGTTGGTGTTGTTACTTCATTTCCATTTCTTACGACTCCATCAAAATATTCCTCTACAATATCTATGGTACTTTGTGTATTATCAAAAGCTGCAACTGGCAGTAAAGAAACTTGTTGTTTTATCCAGTTTTGATAATCAACTTTTCCATTAATTTGCGGTAAACCTATTGTAGTAGTTTCCCATTTTTTCTTTTTAGCTGCTTCTATATCATTTAAAGACACTTTATTCTCGTAACTGTTTTTTATAGCATAATCAATTGCCTCTTGCATTGATAAACTCATTTCTTTTTCTTGAGCAAATAGGTACCCCGTAAAAAAGAACACAAATACACCATATATGTATTTCCTCATTGTTTTTAGTTTTTGTTTATGTTTTTTAATTGTTTTTCTAATTCTTGTACTCCTTTTGGAGTAGCTATAGCCCTAATATGATACTCTAAAATTTCATATTCAATTTCCATAACCTCTTGCATATCGTTGCTGTATAGTTCGCTTTCAAATACACCAAAAACCAGTGTAAAATAAAAGTTGACTAAAAGGTCTCCTTTTATGTTTGCTCTGTATAAACCTTGTTCAATTCCTTTCTTTAAATTATCTACATTACAGTCTCTAAACATGCAAACCTCACGTTCTATTAGCTTTGTATACGTTTCTGGATAGTACTTCTTTAATTGGTACATAGGTGAAGTTTTTGCATTTTTAAACATTTCTTTAAAAATTGCCTTCACAGCAAACTCCTCTTCTACAGCATTGTAATTTTGGCTTTTAACCATATCAATCGTTTCACTTATTGTATTATGAACCGATTCCGTACTAGCATCTACCAAAGCTGTTTTATTTGAAAAATACTTGTATAATGTTTTTTTAGACATTCCAAGCTCTTTCGCAATATCATCCATCGTTGTGCTTTTAAACCCAAGGGTTAAAAACATTTCTCCAGCTTTATTAATTATTTTATCTCTCATAATTGTTTGCAAATGTACAATAGGAAACTCTAGAAACAAAAAAAGTTTCCAGAGTTTTAATCTTTTTTTAACATTACGTTATAGTTAAAATTTATCTTTACCTTATTTTTACAAAAATTTTCAAATTTGGACATATTATCATATCAATCAGACTTTATAACTTTTTTAGAATCTCAGAAATTTACAAGAGAACCTAAAAACCTTTACCAACCAATAGATTACATCTTAAGATTAGGAGGAAAAAGAATTCGTCCAATATTAACCTTAATTGCTGCTGATGTATTTTCAAACGATTATCAAAAAGCATTACCAGCTGCATTTGCTGTTGAAGTTTTTCATAACTTTACTTTAGTGCATGATGACATAATGGATGACGCTCCTTTAAGAAGAGGAAAGGAAACTGTACATGAAAAGTGGAATATAAATACTGGGATTCTGTCAGGTGACGCTATGCTTATTCTAGCTTATCAATATTTTGAAAATTATGAACCTGAAATTTTTCAAAAGCTGGCACAATTATTTAGCAAAACTGCTTTGGAGGTTTGTGATGGACAGCAATTAGATGTTGACTTTGAAACTAGAAATGATGTAACCATTGATGAGTATATTAAAATGATTACATTAAAAACATCTGTTTTAGTTGCTGCTGCTTTAAAAATGGGCGCTATTGTTGCAAAAGCAGATGAAGAACAAGCTCAACACTTATACAACTATGGTTTAAACCTAGGTATTGCTTTTCAATTACAAGATGATTACTTAGACACTTTCGGAGATCCTGAATCTTTTGGAAAACAAGTTGGCGGTGACATTATTGAAAACAAGAAAACCTACCTTTACTTAAAAGCTTTAGAAGTTGCAAATAGCACTGACAAAGAAAATTTACTAAATCTTTACAACGGAAAGCAAAAAAATAATACTGAAAAAGTAACCACTGTTTCGGCTATTTTTAAAGAAAATAACATCCCAGAAGAGACACACAAACTTATTGAGTACTACACAGATAAGTCTTTCGAAAGCTTAAACCACCTTAACATTTCTAATAACCATAAAGAAGGGTTACGCGCTTTTGGAAAAAATTTAATGAGCAGAAAAGTGTAAAAAAATAGGTTTTTATTTAAAAAAGTTTTTATTTTTGCAATCCAAATTTAACGGGTCCTATAGCTCAGTTGGTTAGAGCACCTGACTCATAATCAGGGGGTCCATGGTTCGAGCCCATGTGGGACCACTTTTAAACCCTTGAAAATGTTGATTTTCAAGGGTTTGTTTTTTAACAAGGAAAGCAGAGGGGAAAGAAAAAATATAAATAAACACCTTACCCTTTTTAGTTTCGCTTCTTTATTTTTTAAATTAACCACCCCTATCCATTATTCTTTTTCCAAAAAGCATCACAAATTAAGGTTTTACATCTGTTATCATTCTTAGCATTCCTCTTTTATTAATTACTCCTTCTATTTTATGGTCTAAAGGAGTAACCTCTTTAATCCCGGATGAGTTTTTTGTCTTTTTATGTTGAACAGTTATAAATTCATCATCCGTGTTAATTTCAAGTAAGTTAAGAAAGTCAGAGACTCTTAAACCTACCCAAAAACCAATAATAACTATATCTCTACAATCTTCTAATTTTTTATCGTTATAAAATCATGATTAAAAGTCTGTCAATATCTTTTTCGCAGAGCTACAAACACACTTTTTTCTTTGATAACGGAAACTCTCTGGATCACAAAAGCAATTTTAATCAACTAATTAATAGTGTTTTGTTTTTTTAAGGGTAAGTTTTGTGGTGATTTGTTGTAAGTAAGTGTTAGTTAAAAATAGATGTTTTTTAAATTGAATTATTTGCTTTTACTTCTCCTTAATTTTCTAATACTAACATTAAATTAATTATCAAACCCAAAAAACTCCTTAACTTCAATAGCAAAAGCAATTTCACCTCCAATTAAAATAATAATTATCCCAAACTCTTTTAAAACCAGTAATCAATTCTTCATTTCTTTTTATAATCAATGATAAAATATTACTATTATTAAGTTTTAACCAAGAAAAAAGCGAACGTTTTTAACGCTCGCTCTCTCAGTAATTGTTAGTTCTCTTTTACTCCCAATCTGGCATTGTAGCATTTTCAAACAATGCTGTTCTTGTTGTAGACCCTTCACTAAAAGGTACTTTATAAATTGTTCTTGTGGAAATTCCATCATTGGATGTATTCACAAAGATAATTTCAGCCTCATTAGGTGATAAGCGTGGGTCTAAATCATTTGTTCCATCAGCTTTTCCTTCTGATAAATCAGTAACTTCTGCTGTAGCAAACTCATATAAAAAGATATGACTATTTAGTAGTCTATAATTACTCGATTCATATTCAGAAATATCTCTAGTGTATAACAGCGAGCTTCCATCTATTGTAAAATTAATCCCTCCTGCAGCTCCTTGTACTCCTGTTAAAACATTGTCAATTATATTTCCTGTCATATCAATCGTATAGATTTGTACATTATACCCACTTGTATTATTGGTTTTCAGTGCTATTTTAGATTCATCATTACTCCAATCGCATTCAGTAATATAATTACCATCTATTGTTTGATATATTTGCTGTAAACCGCTTCCATCTTTATTTATCAAATATAATTTATCGTAATGCGGATATATGATTCGATCTCCATTTGAAGACCAAGAGAAATCAACTTCGTTTAAATCAAACGCAACTACAGGAACATTAGAAGTAACTTTTTTAACACCTGAACCATCTGTATTCATTGTATAAATGTGAGTTTCGTTATTGTCTGTCCGTAAGAAGGCAACCAAATTCGCTGCTGAATTTTTTCTAGGTCTCCAGGAGTTTGTGGTTGGGGAGGTTAACAAAAGTTCATTTATTGGCGCTTCATTAATATAGTCTCCTGAGTAAATAACATTATTTCCCTCTTCCTGTCTTGTATAAAAGTATCTATTATCAGGTGTTGATGTTACTTTAAATGTACTTACAGTACTTAATACTTCTGCATTAATATTATCTGAAGCAGCTACTTGCCAAAAATATTTTACTCCAAATTTTAAATCGGTTACCGTATACAAAGTGTCTTTTACATTTTCAAAAGATATAACATCATTATTAAAGTCGTTTTTAATCTCTATTCTGTATGTTATTTCATCTTCATCTGGGTCGGTTGATTTAAAACTTAATTCTACCGTGTTATTTACATCTTCTATACCACTTACTGGGGATCTTAATTCTGGAGCAGTTGGAGGGTCGTTTAAAGCTGTTTCTATATCTAATTCAAAAACTACATTAATTTCTGCCTCTGCTCCTAAACCCACAGGTTCAAAACCTGTTAAAAATCCTTCTTTAGTTGCACTTACGGAATAGTCTTGTGCTGGCACATTTTCCATTAGAAAGTAACCATCTTCATCTGTAAAAGTTGTATTATTGGTTGGTGACAATGTAATTTTAGCATTGGCTATTGGTTCAAAACTTCTCTTTTTAACTACACGCCCTTTAATAGTGCCAAATTCAACAAAATCCACAGTATCTTCACTACAGTTAAATAAGGTTACACACATTAAAAGTATTGTTATTTTTATTATGCTTTTCATTACTTTTTTTCTTAAAAATAAACATTTATACCTGCTCCTATTCTCCAAATAAAATCGTTTCTTTTTCCTCTAACTAACTTATCTAAATTATCTGAGCCTAAAAGATAGTTTTCTCCATAAAGAGTTAAACCTATTTTATTGGTTATTAAATACTCTAATCCCAGACCATACTGAAATTTAAACATAGGATTATCTAGGTTTTTTTCTAAAACCGATCCAATCCCAACATACGCATAAGGTGTTAACCTATCATAAGGCAACATATTGTATTCTAAAAATAGACTTGATGTTAAAAATGTATTCTCAAAAGATCTTTCATTTTCTAGTGAAAACTTACCTATACTTCCTCCAAAACTAAATCTTGGATCCTTAAAAAAGTACCTATATTTTAAGTCAAACCCAAACCTTGCAACTGGATTTGAATAATCACCAGAAATTATTGAAGTTCCTCCCATAACACTCATTGAATTAATAGCCCTTCTTTTTTCTTGTTTTCTATTAAACAATAAAGTATTATCTGCTTCATTTTTTTCTTTTAAATATTCTTTTTTAAAGAGATTAACAACCGTATCACCTCCTTGAGGAGTCCATAAACCATCTACAACACCTTCTATAATTAACTGCTCTACTGCTTTATCTATAGCTTCTTTTACAGCTAATTGCATAGGTTCGTTTTTGGTTACTCCAGTTTCTACTTCTAACAATCTTCTTAAAGAAACATATCTATATAAGTTTGCTGAAATTCCTTGCGAGAGTATTGTTTTTGAGACATAAATATTTTTTAAGATTTGTCCGTTTGATGTAGATACAGCTCTTAAATACACTGTTATTCTATCCTCTCTATATTGGTTAGATGCTCCCGCTCCAAAATATCGAACTCCTGAACCCCCTGTAATAATATTAGAATCATAAGAAACCACACCTCCTTCTAAAATAATTCCAGCAAAAAGTAATGGTGGCATTTTTGTAGAATTAACTCCTTGGTATTCTTGCCTTGTAGACCTTATTATTTGTCGTTCATTTAATAAGTTAGCAATGTTTTCTCTTTCTATTGGAGTAAACCATTTTGATTCTTCTAATGATTTTAATAAAATTGATGTACCTCCTTGCGTTACCGCAGTACTAAATGTAGAACCGTTTTCAGTAGGCTTGTATTGTCCTGTTTGATCTCTAAATTTATAAACTCCTACGATTATTTTTTCGACAGGTTTAATGTTTTTAATTAAATCGTTTTGTAAAGAGGTGTTTTCTCCTATTCTAGCATTCGTTGTCTGAAATGGCTGATTAAGGTATGCTCCACAACTAGAAAACAAGATAAAACTTAATAAAGAGAATAATAATTTGAGTAATAGTTTTCTCATAAAATTTAAGTTATAGTTAATCGTTTTGTTTTAATTGTTTGGTATTATTATCTGTGTTTGTTCACCAGTTTGTGTGTTTAAAATATTCACTGATAATCC
The nucleotide sequence above comes from Tenacibaculum singaporense. Encoded proteins:
- a CDS encoding efflux RND transporter permease subunit, with the protein product MTDKKQKKQVDKEFGLSSWAINNKTTIYVMMVMILITGISAFLSMPRENFPEIRETKIYISSLYPGNTAEDIEKLITDPLEDRLKTVSNVVEITSTSQEDYSMVIVEFDENISVDQAKQKVKDEIDQETSGEDWPTFNGAKVEPNVFELSISEEMPILNINISGDYPVDKLKEFGEYLEDEIEDLQEIKKVDIRGAEEKEVEVAVDIYKMMAAQVSFQDVINSINGGNLTMSAGNLIASGQRRTVRILGEIEDPQELQDFVVKSEKGNSIYLKNIAKVSFKDKDKTTYAREFGEAVVMLDVKKRSGKNMVEAAEKIQKIVEDTKANIFPSNLKVTIANDQSSKTIGQVDDLVNNIIFGVILVVLVLMFFLGFKNALFVGFAIPMSMFMSLMILSWLGYTMNTMILFGLIMGLGMLVDNGIVVVENVYRLMDEGMPRIEAAKKGIGEIAFPIIISTLTTVAAFVPLGMWPGTMGQFMIYFPVTLSVVLGSSLFVAIFFNSVLVSQFMSVEDKNMPLRRIIILSSVMAVIGLLIAFLGGTYRALGTVMIFTAIMLWVYRLALRPWANRFQNTVLPRWERFYERMLRAALRGWRPYVISLGTFVLLFIAFGGFGASIGSQRTKVEFFPDNTPNQIIVYIEYPQGTDIEKTNLIMKDLEERVYKVLNSPEYVDNGYNFLVESAVSQVGAGSGNPQTDGGSTAEMPHRGKITASMREYKFRRGADSKELQRKVTEALRGIYPGLEISVEKEAVGPPAGYPINIELEGNDYAELINTAEKMRDFINSKSIAGIDELKIDVNKSKPSMLVNVDRKKAGELGVNSSQVGNQLRNAIFGSKAGVYKEDGDDYDIYVRFNKENRYNKSAIFNQKITFRDMSSGTIKEIPVSAVAKQTNTSGFSAIKHKDVKRVVTVYSALAPGYTDAAAIVSKIQNEMKTFTEKPDSVKVDYTGQIEEQNKQMAFLMKAFFGGLGLIFLILIFQFNSVSKPAIIMLAIFLSLIGVFGGLIITAKPFVIMMTMMGIISLAGIVVNNGVVLLDYTQLLIDRKKVEQGLSEDEFVDVHTLGEAVIRGGKARLRPVLLTAITTILGLIPLATGLNINFFTLASELNPHIYVGGDNVIFWGPLAWTVIYGLFIATFLTLIVVPILFYLITKFKMWLRSVL
- a CDS encoding efflux RND transporter periplasmic adaptor subunit, whose amino-acid sequence is MRKIYSLFAITLLLASCGGKKEQSVQDVIASNDLAKIREKKASLDTQMQTLSDEIKILNDKISELDTNKKVPLITVLSAKEEVFDHYLELQGAVQTKQNVLIYPEMPGLLVRIYVKEGQYVKKGQTLAKIDDGGLANQLAQIEAQAALAETTYKRQKRLWDQKIGSEIQFLQAKTNYEAQTNAVSQLRRQLAKSVITAPFSGVIDDVIKEQGTVVAPGMGSEVFRIVNLKNMYIETDVPESYITSIKKGKNVEVEFPVLGEKLTSKIRQAGNFINPANRTFKVEVGVPNHEGKIKPNLTAKLKINDYSNEKAILIPQSIISENANGEQYVYVVEDIKDEVGTAKQTIITTGKTQGDIIEVLSGIESGTKIIEEGARSVKNGQEVKVLTLSEEAK
- a CDS encoding TolC family protein, giving the protein MRKYIYGVFVFFFTGYLFAQEKEMSLSMQEAIDYAIKNSYENKVSLNDIEAAKKKKWETTTIGLPQINGKVDYQNWIKQQVSLLPVAAFDNTQSTIDIVEEYFDGVVRNGNEVTTPTGFIPLRFGTKQTMNASVTLSQLIFDGSYLVGLQSAKTYLKISEQAKEKTELATREAVINAYGNVLVTEKSIEILENNKKILEKNLNETQKTYDNGLTELENVEQLQITLGNVESNLRNAERLKEIAYQMLNVSLGNSIDTKLTLTSTLDNLVIDNTDLSLLATQFNIDNHIDYKIAQNDRESKRLLMKLEQSKALPSLSAFINYGANANSDDFNFLDSNQKWFDYSLFGVTLNVPIFSSLGRSSRTAQAKIALESADIRLEEAKQKLNLQVQRAKSEYQLGIENYETAKKNLALAERIEKKQQVKFFEGISSSFDLLQAQNQLYTQQNNYVQSMLNVIAKKAQLENALNIPLK
- a CDS encoding TetR/AcrR family transcriptional regulator — its product is MRDKIINKAGEMFLTLGFKSTTMDDIAKELGMSKKTLYKYFSNKTALVDASTESVHNTISETIDMVKSQNYNAVEEEFAVKAIFKEMFKNAKTSPMYQLKKYYPETYTKLIEREVCMFRDCNVDNLKKGIEQGLYRANIKGDLLVNFYFTLVFGVFESELYSNDMQEVMEIEYEILEYHIRAIATPKGVQELEKQLKNINKN
- a CDS encoding polyprenyl synthetase family protein; translated protein: MDILSYQSDFITFLESQKFTREPKNLYQPIDYILRLGGKRIRPILTLIAADVFSNDYQKALPAAFAVEVFHNFTLVHDDIMDDAPLRRGKETVHEKWNINTGILSGDAMLILAYQYFENYEPEIFQKLAQLFSKTALEVCDGQQLDVDFETRNDVTIDEYIKMITLKTSVLVAAALKMGAIVAKADEEQAQHLYNYGLNLGIAFQLQDDYLDTFGDPESFGKQVGGDIIENKKTYLYLKALEVANSTDKENLLNLYNGKQKNNTEKVTTVSAIFKENNIPEETHKLIEYYTDKSFESLNHLNISNNHKEGLRAFGKNLMSRKV
- a CDS encoding carboxypeptidase regulatory-like domain-containing protein, translating into MKSIIKITILLMCVTLFNCSEDTVDFVEFGTIKGRVVKKRSFEPIANAKITLSPTNNTTFTDEDGYFLMENVPAQDYSVSATKEGFLTGFEPVGLGAEAEINVVFELDIETALNDPPTAPELRSPVSGIEDVNNTVELSFKSTDPDEDEITYRIEIKNDFNNDVISFENVKDTLYTVTDLKFGVKYFWQVAASDNINAEVLSTVSTFKVTSTPDNRYFYTRQEEGNNVIYSGDYINEAPINELLLTSPTTNSWRPRKNSAANLVAFLRTDNNETHIYTMNTDGSGVKKVTSNVPVVAFDLNEVDFSWSSNGDRIIYPHYDKLYLINKDGSGLQQIYQTIDGNYITECDWSNDESKIALKTNNTSGYNVQIYTIDMTGNIIDNVLTGVQGAAGGINFTIDGSSLLYTRDISEYESSNYRLLNSHIFLYEFATAEVTDLSEGKADGTNDLDPRLSPNEAEIIFVNTSNDGISTRTIYKVPFSEGSTTRTALFENATMPDWE
- a CDS encoding CsgG/HfaB family protein, which gives rise to MRKLLLKLLFSLLSFILFSSCGAYLNQPFQTTNARIGENTSLQNDLIKNIKPVEKIIVGVYKFRDQTGQYKPTENGSTFSTAVTQGGTSILLKSLEESKWFTPIERENIANLLNERQIIRSTRQEYQGVNSTKMPPLLFAGIILEGGVVSYDSNIITGGSGVRYFGAGASNQYREDRITVYLRAVSTSNGQILKNIYVSKTILSQGISANLYRYVSLRRLLEVETGVTKNEPMQLAVKEAIDKAVEQLIIEGVVDGLWTPQGGDTVVNLFKKEYLKEKNEADNTLLFNRKQEKRRAINSMSVMGGTSIISGDYSNPVARFGFDLKYRYFFKDPRFSFGGSIGKFSLENERSFENTFLTSSLFLEYNMLPYDRLTPYAYVGIGSVLEKNLDNPMFKFQYGLGLEYLITNKIGLTLYGENYLLGSDNLDKLVRGKRNDFIWRIGAGINVYF